A section of the Clostridium sp. TW13 genome encodes:
- a CDS encoding GH39 family glycosyl hydrolase, which yields MNFKLINHTNDLPFTVSILPLKSEEYHYHKEMELIFVLKGSVSYFIGGEKHKLSEHDLFWVNSLDMHSAFSESEETILLVLHLDKIFFDKYYDNFSDFYYKYTDSVNDRNNPLYDLISSNLAQLMLHMIKLESDYKLKSLNNIIEIILILLNNFKEENPKNINTVLYKQTRLYDILKFIEKNYNSELTLNSLSEEMHISPQYISKFFKDNLGIGFVDYINKLRITKSLHDLLETNKTILDISIEHGFNDHKAYNRAFKKEFNMTATEYKKQLTLTQLNSDTSNFDYLDNNSRGYFKYLFDFIDKEKSINTPALSSSVKTNINLDLTSYNNTTFTKYWNKVTSIGRASLCLRHEIRRQIEIAQTDIGYEFIRFHGIFSDDMMVYKEDNDGNPIYNWTYIDEIFDFFYRVNLKPFIEIGFMPEALASKKQFIFLWKANVSQPKSLKKWTDLVSAFINHCVDRYGEDEVKKWYFQIWNAPDLPEVFWSESKEKFFQFFKATYNSIKTMFKDIKVGSPGLLPLNDFQWLNDFLNFCEKNHIELSFIACNIYAYTDPKNNALPAQLYSKHDDILFLNEENYLKESISKVKSILKKHSLHTPIFITEWNLSPFTNDYNRDTCFLSSYITYNLINNIENIDVLSFWSLSDIIEEGLTENKLYHGGLGLLTYNRLKKPSYNAFALLGKLGDKLIKRGDDYIITAQNNSYQILIFNFIYFDELFMSGDKSLLDYHNRYNIFKNSNLNKDINLILSMPRGQYRIKRWYLNRNSGSTYDAWQSMGAPEQIQNDVYNYLKAKEIPEISINSQEVQNELLISDSVPPHGILLIEIDKIN from the coding sequence ATGAATTTCAAATTGATAAACCATACAAATGATTTACCTTTTACTGTTTCCATTCTTCCCTTAAAAAGTGAAGAATATCATTATCACAAAGAGATGGAATTAATATTTGTATTAAAAGGAAGTGTATCTTACTTTATTGGTGGTGAAAAGCATAAGCTATCTGAACATGATTTATTTTGGGTGAATAGCTTAGATATGCATTCTGCCTTTTCTGAATCTGAAGAAACTATTCTTTTAGTTCTTCACTTAGATAAAATCTTTTTTGATAAATACTATGATAATTTCTCTGATTTTTATTACAAGTACACTGACTCAGTAAATGATAGAAACAATCCCCTTTATGATTTAATAAGTTCAAACTTAGCACAACTAATGCTCCATATGATTAAATTAGAATCTGACTATAAATTGAAATCTCTCAATAATATTATTGAGATTATCCTAATATTATTGAATAACTTTAAAGAAGAAAACCCTAAAAATATAAATACAGTTTTATATAAGCAAACTAGATTATATGATATATTAAAATTTATCGAAAAGAATTATAACAGCGAACTTACCCTTAACTCACTTTCTGAGGAAATGCATATTAGTCCACAGTATATTTCAAAATTCTTTAAAGATAATTTAGGGATTGGTTTCGTTGATTATATTAACAAGCTACGTATAACAAAATCATTACACGATTTGCTTGAAACCAATAAAACTATACTTGATATTTCAATTGAACATGGCTTTAATGATCACAAAGCTTATAATCGTGCCTTTAAAAAAGAGTTTAATATGACAGCTACAGAGTATAAAAAACAGCTTACTTTAACTCAACTAAATAGTGATACTTCTAATTTTGATTACCTTGATAATAATTCAAGAGGTTACTTTAAATATTTATTTGATTTCATTGATAAAGAAAAAAGCATTAATACCCCCGCACTAAGTTCATCAGTAAAAACTAATATTAATCTGGATTTAACTTCATACAATAATACGACTTTCACAAAATATTGGAACAAAGTTACCTCAATAGGAAGAGCTTCTTTGTGCTTAAGACACGAAATTAGGCGTCAAATTGAAATTGCACAAACAGATATTGGTTATGAATTTATAAGATTTCATGGAATTTTTTCTGATGATATGATGGTCTATAAAGAGGATAATGACGGTAATCCTATTTACAATTGGACATATATAGATGAAATCTTTGATTTCTTTTATAGAGTAAATTTAAAGCCCTTTATTGAAATAGGTTTTATGCCTGAAGCCTTAGCCTCAAAAAAACAGTTTATTTTTCTTTGGAAAGCTAACGTTAGCCAGCCTAAATCGCTAAAGAAATGGACTGATTTAGTATCAGCTTTTATTAATCATTGTGTTGATCGCTATGGAGAAGACGAAGTTAAAAAGTGGTACTTTCAAATTTGGAACGCTCCTGATTTACCCGAAGTATTTTGGTCTGAAAGCAAAGAAAAGTTCTTTCAATTTTTTAAAGCTACCTATAATTCTATAAAAACTATGTTTAAGGATATTAAAGTAGGTTCTCCAGGACTCTTACCTCTAAATGATTTTCAATGGTTGAACGATTTCTTAAACTTCTGTGAAAAAAATCATATAGAGCTGAGTTTTATTGCTTGCAATATTTATGCATATACTGATCCTAAAAATAATGCACTTCCTGCTCAGTTATATTCAAAACATGATGATATTCTATTTTTAAATGAAGAAAATTATCTAAAAGAATCAATAAGCAAGGTGAAAAGCATACTAAAAAAACATTCATTGCATACGCCTATTTTTATAACTGAATGGAATTTAAGTCCTTTTACAAATGATTATAATAGAGATACTTGTTTCTTAAGTTCATACATTACATATAATCTAATAAATAATATAGAAAATATCGATGTGCTTTCATTTTGGTCTTTAAGTGACATTATAGAAGAAGGACTAACTGAAAATAAACTTTACCATGGAGGTCTTGGACTTCTAACATACAACAGATTAAAAAAGCCTTCATATAATGCTTTTGCTCTTTTAGGTAAATTAGGTGATAAACTTATAAAAAGAGGTGATGATTATATAATTACTGCCCAAAACAATAGTTATCAAATACTTATCTTTAACTTTATATATTTTGATGAATTATTTATGAGTGGAGACAAATCTTTATTGGACTATCATAACAGATACAACATATTTAAAAACTCAAATCTTAATAAAGACATAAATTTAATTCTTTCTATGCCTAGAGGACAATACAGAATTAAACGTTGGTATTTGAATAGAAATTCAGGTTCCACCTATGATGCATGGCAGAGTATGGGGGCTCCTGAACAAATTCAAAACGATGTATATAATTATTTAAAAGCAAAAGAGATTCCTGAAATAAGTATTAATTCTCAAGAAGTACAAAACGAACTGTTAATTTCTGATTCTGTGCCTCCTCATGGAATATTGCTGATTGAAATAGATAAAATTAATTAA
- a CDS encoding MFS transporter, whose amino-acid sequence MGNQQFQKTPFARLLIGAVLGLGTSIAPLVLLGFGLATFNIIRIVGVQNATAVYGMVGGITGIFLVITSPLGGAIADKTRVKMGRRRFWMVTGSIGGALSMLTFTYANSVPVLIIGYCLANFFYGMVTLSCYAVVPEQVDPERFGRVSGLFGAAAPICVMIGQAILGIYADVPVQQKLLAIIIIQVIGGLSAAVLIKDTQFTGTVEKKKSFGEGLKNFYPSIKKYPEYTWALLTKLFINVTNAGLSMLTLFYIMRFHLGEGDIMRVMAYQSPAIMLMVLSGIFGGFVSDKIRRQKPFVMLAALITGVCMIAFAFSGSVTFVIVGNFFFNFGFGMYTAVDNALVNRILPSKENAGKDIAIMNTTVNLSSAIVQFIAPMLIALGTKLMGDDGYTFFFLMLAGFSILSALVVLPIPEIGQSENSK is encoded by the coding sequence ATGGGAAATCAACAATTTCAGAAGACACCTTTTGCAAGACTTTTAATAGGTGCAGTACTTGGACTAGGAACATCAATAGCACCTTTAGTATTATTAGGATTTGGGTTAGCAACCTTTAATATTATAAGAATAGTAGGGGTTCAAAATGCAACAGCTGTATATGGTATGGTAGGAGGAATAACAGGAATATTTTTAGTTATAACATCTCCATTAGGTGGAGCTATAGCAGATAAAACAAGAGTTAAGATGGGAAGAAGAAGATTTTGGATGGTTACAGGGAGTATAGGTGGAGCATTGTCAATGTTGACATTTACTTATGCTAATTCAGTACCAGTACTTATAATAGGTTATTGCTTAGCAAACTTCTTCTATGGAATGGTTACTTTATCTTGTTATGCAGTAGTACCAGAACAAGTTGATCCAGAGAGATTTGGTAGAGTATCTGGATTGTTTGGTGCAGCAGCTCCAATCTGCGTTATGATTGGGCAAGCCATACTTGGAATATATGCAGATGTACCTGTTCAACAAAAGCTTTTAGCAATTATAATTATTCAGGTTATAGGCGGATTATCAGCAGCAGTTCTTATTAAAGATACTCAATTTACAGGAACTGTAGAAAAGAAGAAAAGCTTTGGTGAAGGGTTAAAGAATTTCTATCCAAGCATAAAGAAATATCCAGAGTATACTTGGGCACTTCTTACTAAGTTATTTATAAATGTTACAAATGCAGGATTAAGTATGTTAACTCTTTTCTATATAATGAGATTCCATCTTGGTGAAGGCGATATCATGAGAGTTATGGCATATCAATCACCAGCAATAATGTTAATGGTTTTATCAGGAATATTCGGAGGCTTTGTATCAGATAAGATAAGAAGACAGAAACCTTTTGTAATGCTAGCAGCATTAATAACAGGAGTTTGTATGATTGCATTTGCATTCTCAGGTAGTGTTACTTTTGTAATAGTAGGAAACTTCTTCTTTAACTTTGGATTTGGTATGTACACAGCCGTAGATAATGCATTGGTTAACAGAATATTACCATCTAAAGAGAACGCAGGTAAAGATATTGCAATAATGAACACAACAGTAAACTTATCATCAGCAATAGTTCAATTTATAGCTCCAATGCTTATAGCATTAGGCACAAAGCTAATGGGAGATGATGGATATACCTTCTTCTTCTTAATGCTTGCAGGTTTCTCAATACTTTCAGCTTTAGTAGTTTTACCAATACCTGAAATCGGTCAATCAGAAAATAGTAAATAA
- a CDS encoding methyl-accepting chemotaxis protein, whose product MEDIFNSLIDSALVIKELFKEDTAIVIEDKEKILLVSEGETIKPPNKAGDKVEDNIAKDKLKANKKTTFTTLTKEQHGVDLKLTHVPIKDLNNNYIGTFCLMRNTQRENSVANISEKLMDSIKETNNKVNVIEDDATKLSDNLNIIIDRIEKTSKSINESSGVIDLISNISKQLNMLGLNASIEAARAGEQGKGFSIVASEIRKLSLVSQESAKEIFSYLQEMRDSIEVINNSIGLLGDVATNQAESIEDVSKTLNEISLSSHKLVENAKMD is encoded by the coding sequence ATGGAAGATATTTTTAATTCATTAATAGACTCAGCTTTGGTAATTAAAGAATTGTTTAAAGAAGATACTGCAATTGTTATTGAGGATAAAGAAAAAATATTGCTTGTATCAGAGGGTGAAACAATAAAACCACCAAATAAAGCAGGGGATAAAGTAGAGGATAATATTGCAAAAGATAAATTAAAAGCAAATAAAAAAACTACATTCACCACTCTTACAAAGGAGCAGCATGGAGTAGATCTTAAGCTTACCCATGTTCCAATTAAAGATTTAAATAATAATTATATAGGAACCTTTTGTTTGATGAGAAATACACAAAGAGAAAATTCAGTGGCTAACATTTCAGAAAAGTTGATGGACTCAATTAAAGAAACAAATAATAAGGTAAATGTCATTGAAGACGATGCTACCAAGCTTTCTGATAATTTGAATATAATTATCGATAGAATAGAAAAAACTTCAAAATCAATAAATGAAAGTAGTGGAGTAATTGATTTGATAAGTAATATTTCAAAACAATTAAATATGTTAGGTTTAAATGCCTCAATTGAGGCAGCTAGAGCAGGTGAACAAGGTAAAGGTTTTTCAATAGTAGCTAGTGAAATAAGAAAATTATCTTTAGTAAGTCAAGAATCTGCTAAGGAGATATTTTCATACTTGCAAGAGATGAGAGATAGCATAGAAGTAATAAATAATTCAATAGGTCTATTAGGAGATGTAGCGACTAATCAAGCAGAAAGTATTGAAGATGTTTCTAAAACTTTAAATGAAATATCTCTAAGCTCGCACAAGTTGGTTGAGAATGCAAAAATGGACTGA
- a CDS encoding glycoside hydrolase family 3 protein → MIDLKAKPFYLKDEDIKWVEETIKGMDLIEKVGQLFCPVGVTDDEEQLKGFLSKIKPGGMMYRPGKGEDIRRTHKLLQDNSKIPLLLAANLEAGGNGTAIDGTYFGKQMQVAATDDEDMAYKLGLVSGREGRVAGCNWAFAPIVDIDMNFRNPITNVRTYGSDPKRVLRMARQCMKGMTESGLAVSIKHFPGDGVDERDQHLLSSVNSLSVEEWDKTYGMIYKGLIEDGAQTVMAGHILLPNYSKKLNPDLKDEEIMPATLSEEILNGLLREKLGFNGLIVTDATAMIGFNVAERREISVPKSIACGCDMFLFNKNIEEDFNFMLKGIKNGILTIERVDEAVTRILATKASLGLHKQKAEDTLVLDEEALKVLKCEEHETWARECADKSVTLVKDTQNLLPITSEKYKRVRLYVLGDSEDGGFKEGEQASDKVKQKLEAEGFEVDVFDNKKLDFREVFEGGIEELKSKYDLIIYVANIETASNQTTVRVDWIHLMAANAPWFVKDIPTMFISVANPYHLLDVPMIKTFINAYSSNEYVVDAVIDKITGKSEFKGISPVDPFCNVWGARF, encoded by the coding sequence ATGATAGATTTAAAAGCAAAACCATTTTATTTAAAGGATGAGGATATTAAATGGGTAGAAGAAACAATTAAAGGAATGGATTTAATTGAAAAAGTAGGACAACTATTTTGTCCAGTAGGAGTTACAGATGATGAAGAGCAATTGAAAGGCTTTTTATCAAAAATAAAACCTGGTGGAATGATGTACAGACCTGGGAAAGGTGAAGATATAAGAAGAACTCATAAATTACTTCAAGATAATTCAAAGATTCCTTTACTACTTGCAGCAAACCTTGAAGCAGGTGGAAATGGAACTGCTATAGATGGAACATATTTTGGTAAGCAAATGCAAGTTGCAGCTACAGATGATGAAGATATGGCATATAAATTGGGGTTAGTTTCAGGAAGAGAAGGGAGAGTTGCAGGTTGTAATTGGGCCTTTGCTCCAATCGTAGATATTGATATGAACTTCAGAAATCCAATCACTAATGTAAGAACTTATGGAAGTGACCCTAAAAGAGTACTTAGAATGGCAAGGCAATGCATGAAGGGAATGACTGAATCAGGGTTGGCTGTATCTATAAAGCACTTTCCTGGAGATGGTGTGGATGAAAGAGATCAGCATCTTTTAAGCTCAGTGAATTCTTTATCAGTAGAAGAATGGGACAAGACTTATGGAATGATTTATAAAGGGCTCATAGAAGATGGTGCTCAAACAGTAATGGCAGGACATATTTTATTGCCAAACTATAGTAAAAAGTTAAATCCTGATTTAAAAGATGAAGAAATAATGCCAGCAACTTTATCAGAAGAGATATTAAATGGTTTATTAAGAGAAAAATTAGGCTTTAACGGTCTTATTGTTACAGATGCAACAGCAATGATTGGATTTAATGTTGCTGAAAGAAGAGAAATTTCAGTACCAAAATCAATAGCTTGTGGATGCGATATGTTTTTATTTAATAAGAATATTGAAGAGGACTTTAACTTCATGTTAAAGGGAATAAAAAATGGAATTTTAACTATTGAAAGAGTAGATGAAGCAGTAACAAGGATTTTGGCAACTAAAGCATCCTTAGGATTACATAAACAAAAAGCAGAAGATACTTTAGTTTTAGATGAAGAAGCATTAAAAGTTTTAAAATGTGAAGAACATGAAACTTGGGCGAGAGAATGTGCAGATAAGTCTGTTACTTTAGTGAAAGATACTCAAAATCTTTTACCTATAACTTCTGAAAAATACAAGAGAGTTAGACTTTATGTATTGGGAGATAGTGAAGATGGTGGATTTAAAGAAGGAGAACAAGCAAGTGATAAGGTAAAACAAAAGTTAGAAGCAGAGGGGTTTGAAGTAGATGTTTTTGATAACAAAAAGTTGGATTTTAGGGAAGTCTTTGAAGGTGGAATTGAAGAGTTAAAGTCTAAATATGATTTGATTATATATGTTGCAAATATAGAAACTGCAAGTAATCAAACAACTGTAAGAGTAGATTGGATACATCTAATGGCGGCAAATGCACCATGGTTTGTAAAAGATATACCAACAATGTTTATATCAGTAGCAAATCCATATCATTTATTAGATGTACCGATGATAAAAACATTTATAAATGCGTATTCATCAAATGAATATGTAGTAGATGCAGTAATTGATAAGATTACTGGTAAATCAGAGTTTAAAGGAATTAGCCCTGTAGATCCATTCTGCAATGTTTGGGGAGCAAGATTTTAA
- the pgmB gene encoding beta-phosphoglucomutase: MSIKAVIFDLDGVIVSTDDYHYRAWKAMADEKGIYFDRTINERLRGVSRMESLEIILEKANKEYTNEEKNSMAEKKNNLYRELLNELTPDDILPGVMKALEELKANNIKIAIGSSSKNTPFILEKIGLSNYFDGVADGNEIENSKPDPEVFLLAAKKVKVVPEECLVVEDADAGVEAALAGNMKVLAVGYASNNETANYKFKDLSTVEITEIIK, encoded by the coding sequence ATGAGTATAAAAGCAGTGATTTTTGATTTGGATGGAGTTATAGTTTCAACTGATGACTACCACTACAGAGCTTGGAAAGCAATGGCTGATGAGAAAGGTATATATTTTGACAGAACTATAAATGAAAGACTTCGTGGAGTTAGCAGAATGGAAAGTTTAGAAATAATCTTAGAAAAAGCTAACAAAGAGTACACTAATGAAGAAAAAAATAGTATGGCAGAAAAAAAGAATAATTTATATAGAGAATTATTAAATGAACTTACTCCAGATGATATATTACCAGGAGTAATGAAGGCATTGGAGGAGTTAAAAGCAAATAATATAAAAATAGCAATAGGTTCATCAAGTAAAAACACTCCATTTATCCTTGAAAAAATAGGTTTAAGCAATTACTTTGATGGAGTAGCAGATGGAAATGAAATAGAAAATAGTAAGCCAGATCCAGAAGTATTCTTGCTTGCAGCAAAAAAAGTAAAAGTAGTACCAGAAGAATGTTTAGTAGTTGAAGATGCAGATGCAGGAGTTGAAGCAGCCCTAGCTGGAAATATGAAAGTTTTAGCTGTTGGATATGCTTCAAACAATGAAACAGCTAACTATAAGTTTAAGGATTTATCTACAGTAGAGATTACTGAAATTATTAAATAA
- a CDS encoding AraC family transcriptional regulator yields the protein MTDMYVTSGMVQHILTEYHFNHNKNKGFRDIVLELYNRENYVTQKPTLPNKFLLSNLNDNDFLDLLNQLPIYINSIINVHSNTEIGESDILPENSDIFVIKHFSYLNDQPHSHNYFEISYVFKGNCQLIFEKEHRTLNEGELCIIAPMSLHNIIVDDVNSIIITITIKRSTFDRAFFTLLSQKDLLSYFFRTILYNQTSSNYLLFNTDNSADIKIIIKNLILENYKGDIYYNNCSISWANILFANILRNYSETIQFYNYDLDSDFSLVLQYIQHNYRKLTLKSLAEHFHYSEAHLSTLIKKNTGLNLIALITKLKMSDAKDYLINTNLSIEKISEYVGYNSVDHFSRTFKKHYQSSPQQYRKLY from the coding sequence ATGACAGATATGTACGTAACTTCAGGCATGGTTCAACATATATTAACAGAATATCATTTTAATCATAATAAGAATAAAGGTTTTAGAGATATAGTTTTAGAACTGTATAATAGAGAAAATTATGTAACTCAAAAACCAACATTACCTAATAAATTTCTTTTGTCAAACTTAAATGATAATGACTTTTTAGATTTATTGAATCAATTGCCAATTTATATTAATAGTATTATTAACGTTCATTCCAATACAGAAATAGGGGAATCTGATATTCTGCCAGAAAATAGTGATATTTTTGTAATTAAACATTTTAGTTATTTAAATGACCAGCCTCATTCTCATAATTATTTTGAGATATCATATGTATTCAAGGGTAACTGTCAACTTATATTCGAAAAGGAACACCGTACACTAAATGAAGGTGAATTATGCATAATTGCACCCATGTCCTTACATAACATAATTGTTGATGATGTTAATTCTATTATTATTACTATTACTATTAAAAGAAGCACCTTTGACAGAGCTTTCTTTACCTTGTTATCACAAAAAGATTTGCTTTCTTATTTCTTCAGAACAATTCTTTATAATCAAACCTCTTCAAATTATCTTCTGTTTAACACTGATAATTCAGCTGACATAAAAATAATAATTAAGAATTTGATTCTGGAAAATTATAAAGGTGATATTTATTATAATAACTGTAGCATTAGTTGGGCTAATATTCTTTTTGCAAATATCTTAAGAAACTACAGTGAAACAATTCAGTTTTACAATTATGATTTAGACAGTGATTTTTCTTTAGTTTTACAATATATACAACATAACTACCGAAAGCTCACCTTAAAATCCCTGGCTGAACATTTTCATTACAGCGAAGCGCATTTGAGTACTTTAATAAAAAAAAATACTGGCTTAAACCTTATTGCCTTAATAACAAAATTAAAAATGTCAGATGCAAAAGATTATCTTATAAATACTAACTTATCAATAGAAAAAATATCTGAATATGTAGGTTATAATTCTGTGGATCATTTTTCTAGAACCTTTAAAAAGCACTATCAATCATCCCCTCAACAATACAGAAAACTTTATTAA
- a CDS encoding glycoside hydrolase family 2 TIM barrel-domain containing protein yields MNTRVRSRVKFNKDWYFTRNEIGPIPKNHQKSALIGGYTNNAIDEEGSLFLNGSAIEPLLKVMHRPRAASEHEYKDWFAMESIEKGKEGWEKVKLPHDAVLNQEYVMDFKNGMYGFLPQTVGYYRKTFTLPKEDEGKKIFIEFDGVGRISDYWVNGCYIGENFSGYNSFSFDITDLLKYGEEGENVILVKIDTTCGNEGWWYEGGGIYRNVWLTKTDKLHVDKWGTYVQTPRIEQDKAVIRVETVIFNEDFDAAEYTLKTSIINPYGDFVGENVVNIMNEGMHKNKVIQEITVCNPELWEIDSPKLYKAITEVIVHDEIKDDYETVFGIRSIEYTTKGLFLNGKHTPIKGMSVHQDFAGVGVAVPDRIHEFKIKKLKEAGVNAYRCAHNLPASELLDACDRLGMLVMNEGRLLEASEIRIKELEAQVLRDRNHPSVFMWSISNEEFIGGSSLSIRMHKRMRNIVKSLDPTRLVTSADIFGSSSGKHMDALDVIGVNYIESDLAQSYVLQNLEAYPDKLFISTENVMKATTRGCYEDSVEKCSISCLNSEITHMSVTPVETAGGAGGTCPPEKAWEFYLNNPRMGGLFVWTGFDYRGEPFPFFWPSVMAQSGTFDLCGLPKDNFYLYQAMWIENKPLVHLFPHWTWADKIGENISVRAITNCEEVELILNGKSIGRKTKEKGEYYVDFDVEYMPGELIVKAYSSGIEVAKDAQKTSGQPAGILLLPDQTIINADGEDVTIVTAAIVDKDGIIVPNAQNKVKFNVISNGSLIGTGNGNPMDHDSDKTNYRNAFNGYCIAIVQSTEESGPIIIEASSDELATAKIEIIASK; encoded by the coding sequence ATGAATACTAGAGTAAGATCAAGAGTTAAGTTTAATAAAGATTGGTATTTTACAAGAAATGAAATTGGGCCAATTCCTAAGAATCATCAAAAATCAGCGTTAATAGGTGGATATACTAATAATGCTATTGATGAAGAAGGGTCACTATTTCTTAACGGTTCTGCAATTGAACCACTTTTAAAGGTTATGCATAGACCAAGAGCAGCTTCAGAACATGAATATAAAGATTGGTTTGCTATGGAGTCTATTGAAAAGGGGAAAGAAGGTTGGGAAAAAGTTAAATTACCTCATGATGCCGTTCTTAATCAAGAGTATGTAATGGATTTTAAAAATGGCATGTACGGATTTCTACCACAAACAGTAGGATATTATAGAAAGACCTTTACTTTACCTAAAGAGGATGAAGGTAAAAAGATTTTTATTGAATTTGATGGTGTTGGAAGAATATCAGATTATTGGGTGAATGGCTGTTATATTGGCGAGAATTTTAGTGGATATAATAGTTTTAGTTTTGATATTACAGATTTATTGAAATATGGAGAAGAAGGAGAAAATGTAATTCTTGTAAAGATAGATACTACATGTGGTAATGAAGGTTGGTGGTATGAAGGTGGAGGAATTTACCGAAATGTCTGGCTTACAAAAACTGATAAACTTCATGTTGATAAGTGGGGAACTTATGTACAAACTCCTAGAATAGAGCAGGATAAGGCTGTAATTAGAGTTGAAACAGTGATTTTTAACGAAGATTTTGATGCGGCAGAGTATACTCTTAAGACTTCAATAATCAATCCTTATGGAGATTTTGTTGGGGAGAATGTTGTAAATATAATGAATGAGGGTATGCATAAGAATAAGGTGATTCAAGAGATAACTGTTTGCAATCCTGAACTATGGGAAATAGATTCTCCTAAGCTTTATAAGGCTATTACAGAAGTAATTGTTCATGATGAAATTAAGGATGATTATGAAACTGTATTTGGAATAAGAAGTATTGAATATACAACTAAAGGACTATTCTTAAATGGGAAACATACTCCTATTAAAGGAATGTCAGTACATCAAGACTTTGCTGGAGTTGGTGTGGCAGTGCCTGATAGAATACATGAGTTCAAGATTAAAAAGCTTAAGGAAGCAGGGGTTAATGCCTATAGATGTGCCCACAATTTACCAGCATCTGAACTGCTTGATGCATGTGACAGGTTAGGGATGCTTGTTATGAATGAAGGCAGACTTTTAGAAGCAAGTGAAATAAGAATAAAAGAACTTGAAGCTCAAGTATTACGTGATAGAAATCATCCAAGTGTATTTATGTGGAGTATTAGCAATGAAGAATTTATTGGAGGAAGTAGTTTGTCAATACGTATGCATAAACGTATGAGAAATATAGTTAAATCTCTTGATCCAACAAGACTTGTTACAAGTGCTGATATATTTGGATCAAGTTCAGGAAAACACATGGATGCACTTGATGTTATAGGCGTAAATTATATAGAGAGTGATTTGGCACAATCATACGTACTACAAAATCTTGAAGCTTATCCTGATAAGTTATTTATTAGTACTGAGAACGTGATGAAAGCAACTACAAGAGGATGCTATGAGGATAGTGTAGAAAAATGCTCCATATCCTGCTTGAATTCAGAAATAACACATATGAGTGTTACTCCGGTTGAGACAGCAGGAGGAGCAGGAGGAACATGTCCTCCAGAAAAGGCATGGGAATTCTACCTTAATAATCCTAGAATGGGTGGGTTATTCGTATGGACAGGCTTTGATTATCGTGGAGAACCATTCCCATTCTTTTGGCCATCTGTAATGGCTCAAAGCGGGACCTTTGATTTATGTGGTTTGCCAAAAGATAATTTTTATCTATATCAAGCTATGTGGATTGAAAATAAACCTTTAGTTCATTTGTTTCCTCATTGGACGTGGGCAGATAAGATTGGAGAAAATATTTCAGTAAGAGCAATAACCAATTGTGAAGAAGTGGAGCTTATTTTAAATGGAAAATCAATAGGAAGAAAGACGAAAGAAAAAGGGGAATACTACGTTGATTTTGATGTTGAATATATGCCAGGAGAACTTATTGTAAAAGCATATAGTAGTGGTATTGAAGTTGCAAAAGATGCTCAAAAGACTTCTGGACAACCAGCAGGTATTTTATTGTTGCCTGATCAAACAATTATTAATGCTGATGGTGAGGATGTGACTATTGTAACTGCGGCTATAGTTGATAAAGACGGAATAATTGTACCTAATGCTCAAAATAAGGTGAAGTTCAATGTAATTAGTAATGGAAGTTTGATAGGTACAGGAAATGGTAATCCAATGGACCATGATTCTGATAAAACAAATTATAGAAATGCCTTTAATGGCTATTGCATTGCAATTGTACAATCAACAGAGGAAAGTGGCCCTATAATTATAGAGGCTTCATCTGATGAATTAGCTACAGCAAAAATAGAGATTATTGCATCAAAATAG